One stretch of Musicola paradisiaca NCPPB 2511 DNA includes these proteins:
- a CDS encoding DUF413 domain-containing protein, which translates to MAESFSTTSRFFDNKFYPRGFSRHGDFTIKEAQLLERHGHAFNELDSGKRQPVTAEELQFVAVCRGERKAETELERIWAKYVERIRRPKRFHTLSGGKPQMDTVEEFTESDD; encoded by the coding sequence ATGGCGGAAAGCTTCTCTACAACCAGTCGTTTTTTTGATAACAAGTTCTATCCACGAGGATTTTCCCGACACGGTGATTTTACGATTAAGGAAGCCCAATTGCTGGAACGCCATGGTCATGCGTTTAACGAACTCGATTCGGGCAAACGTCAACCAGTGACAGCAGAAGAGCTTCAGTTTGTGGCCGTGTGCCGTGGTGAGCGTAAGGCGGAGACGGAGCTGGAAAGGATCTGGGCGAAGTATGTCGAACGTATTCGTCGCCCTAAGCGTTTCCATACGTTGTCTGGCGGTAAACCGCAAATGGATACGGTTGAAGAGTTCACCGAAAGTGACGATTAA
- the ilvG gene encoding acetolactate synthase 2 catalytic subunit: MNGAQWVVQALRAQGVDTVFGYPGGAIMPVYDALYDGGVEHLLCRHEQGAAMAAIGYARATGKVGVCIATSGPGATNLITGLADALLDSVPIVAITGQVGSALIGTDAFQEIDVLGLSLACTKHSFLVESVDELPEIMAEAFAVARSGRPGPVLIDIPKDIQLTESDFTPCFMSVDDTTAFPAAQVAEARAMLAQAKKPVLYVGGGVGIAQAVPALRSFIEITGIPAVSTLKGLGAVESAYPYNLGMIGMHGTQAANLMVQECDLLLAVGARFDDRVTGKLSAFAPHARVIHMDIDPAELNKLRQAHIALRGDLNQLLPALAQSLSIADWRQQAAMMKAEYVWRYDHPGEAIYAPALLKTLAEKMPAETVITTDVGQHQMWAAQHMRFTRPENFITSSGLGTMGFGVPAAVGAQVARPDDMVICISGDGSFMMNVQELGTIKRKRLPLKIVLLDNQRLGMVRQWQQLFFDERYSETNLSDNPDFLTLASAFGIPGQNITRKDQIDSALDTLLHSEGPYLLHVSIDEYENVWPLVPPGAGNETMLDKTE, translated from the coding sequence ATGAATGGTGCTCAATGGGTAGTTCAGGCGCTGCGGGCGCAAGGAGTGGATACCGTTTTCGGCTATCCTGGCGGCGCGATTATGCCGGTCTATGATGCGTTGTATGACGGCGGTGTCGAGCACTTGTTGTGCCGCCATGAACAGGGCGCGGCGATGGCGGCCATTGGTTATGCGCGCGCGACGGGCAAGGTCGGCGTATGCATCGCCACCTCCGGCCCGGGTGCAACCAACCTGATCACCGGTTTGGCGGACGCGCTGTTGGATTCTGTGCCGATTGTCGCTATTACCGGGCAGGTTGGGTCTGCACTGATCGGTACCGATGCATTTCAGGAAATCGACGTGCTTGGGCTTTCTCTGGCCTGCACCAAACACAGCTTTCTGGTGGAATCCGTTGACGAGTTGCCGGAAATCATGGCGGAGGCCTTTGCCGTCGCACGTAGCGGTCGCCCAGGGCCGGTGTTGATTGATATTCCTAAAGATATCCAACTGACGGAAAGTGATTTTACCCCCTGCTTTATGTCGGTGGATGATACGACGGCCTTTCCAGCGGCGCAGGTTGCGGAAGCGCGGGCCATGCTGGCACAGGCAAAGAAGCCAGTGCTGTATGTCGGTGGCGGCGTCGGTATAGCGCAGGCGGTGCCCGCACTGCGCTCTTTCATTGAGATCACCGGCATTCCCGCTGTTTCGACGCTGAAGGGGCTCGGGGCTGTTGAAAGCGCGTACCCCTATAATCTGGGCATGATCGGTATGCATGGCACGCAAGCGGCCAACCTGATGGTGCAGGAGTGCGATCTGCTCCTCGCCGTGGGAGCGCGTTTCGACGATCGGGTAACGGGTAAGCTCAGCGCCTTTGCCCCTCATGCCAGAGTCATCCATATGGATATCGATCCGGCCGAGCTGAATAAACTGCGGCAGGCGCACATTGCTCTGCGCGGCGATCTCAATCAGTTATTGCCCGCGCTGGCGCAGTCATTATCGATTGCCGACTGGCGTCAGCAGGCGGCGATGATGAAGGCGGAATATGTCTGGCGTTACGATCACCCAGGCGAGGCTATCTACGCGCCGGCGCTGCTGAAAACGCTGGCGGAAAAAATGCCGGCGGAAACGGTCATCACGACCGATGTCGGCCAGCATCAGATGTGGGCGGCCCAACATATGCGATTCACCCGGCCGGAAAATTTCATTACATCCAGCGGTCTCGGAACGATGGGCTTCGGGGTACCGGCCGCAGTGGGGGCGCAGGTGGCCCGCCCGGATGATATGGTGATCTGCATCTCCGGCGATGGCTCTTTCATGATGAATGTGCAGGAGCTCGGCACCATCAAGCGAAAACGTCTGCCGCTCAAAATCGTTCTGTTGGACAACCAGCGTCTGGGCATGGTTCGACAATGGCAGCAGCTATTTTTCGATGAGCGCTATAGTGAAACCAACCTTTCCGATAACCCTGATTTTCTGACTCTGGCCAGCGCCTTCGGCATCCCCGGCCAGAACATCACCCGCAAAGACCAGATTGATTCCGCCCTGGATACGTTGCTTCACAGCGAAGGGCCATACCTGCTGCATGTTTCCATCGACGAGTATGAGAATGTCTGGCCGCTGGTGCCGCCCGGCGCCGGTAATGAAACCATGTTGGATAAAACAGAATAA
- a CDS encoding YifB family Mg chelatase-like AAA ATPase translates to MTLAVTYTRATLGMQAPEVSIEVHISNGLPALTLVGLPETTVKEARDRVRSALINCGFTFPAKRITVNLAPADLPKEGGRYDLPIAIAILAASEQIPGEKLNQFEFLGELGLSGSLRGVNGAIPAALEAHKAGRRLILPDDNTLEMALVPYGETQMANHLLQVCAFLQGKAALLSSADITPMTPDSEAVPDLKDIIGQEQAKRALEIAAAGSHNLLLLGPPGTGKTMLASRLPGLMPQLDDDEALESAAINSLLNINTSLLKWRCRPFRSPHHTASMTALVGGGTIPKPGEISLAHNGVLFLDELPEFERRVLDSLREPLESGEIIISRARAKICYPARFQLVAAMNPSPSGHYQGLHNRVPAQQVLRYLNRLSGPFLDRFDISIEVPLLPPGLLRQQSNKGESSATIRQRVLAARQRQVVRCGKINALMKPDDIEHHCRLENADAVYLEEAMTKLGLSVRAWHRILKVSRTIADLADEDSINRQHLAEALSYRCMDRLLIRLHKNLA, encoded by the coding sequence ATGACATTGGCGGTGACTTATACCCGGGCCACCTTGGGGATGCAGGCTCCCGAGGTTTCTATCGAAGTGCATATCAGCAACGGGTTGCCCGCATTGACGCTGGTCGGATTACCTGAAACCACCGTCAAGGAAGCTCGCGACCGGGTACGCAGCGCGTTGATCAACTGTGGTTTTACTTTTCCTGCCAAGCGCATCACCGTGAATCTCGCGCCGGCAGATTTGCCCAAGGAGGGCGGACGTTACGATCTGCCCATCGCCATCGCCATTCTGGCTGCGTCCGAGCAGATCCCGGGGGAAAAGCTCAATCAATTCGAATTTCTTGGCGAATTGGGGCTCTCCGGCAGCCTACGGGGCGTCAACGGCGCAATTCCTGCCGCACTGGAAGCCCATAAAGCCGGCCGTAGGCTGATTCTTCCTGACGATAACACGCTGGAAATGGCTCTGGTGCCATACGGCGAGACCCAGATGGCTAATCACTTGCTGCAGGTTTGCGCTTTTTTGCAGGGAAAAGCGGCTTTATTAAGTAGCGCCGATATCACGCCGATGACACCTGACAGCGAAGCTGTCCCCGATTTGAAAGACATCATCGGCCAGGAGCAAGCGAAACGAGCACTGGAGATTGCAGCTGCCGGCAGCCACAATCTTTTGCTGCTCGGCCCGCCTGGTACCGGAAAAACCATGCTTGCCAGCCGATTGCCGGGATTGATGCCGCAGCTCGATGATGATGAAGCCCTGGAAAGCGCAGCAATCAATAGTTTGCTTAATATCAACACGTCCCTATTAAAATGGCGCTGCCGGCCTTTTCGCTCGCCTCACCACACCGCCTCCATGACTGCGCTGGTTGGAGGCGGCACAATTCCCAAACCGGGGGAAATCTCTCTGGCACATAACGGAGTGCTGTTTCTGGATGAGCTGCCGGAGTTTGAACGGCGAGTACTGGATTCATTAAGAGAACCACTGGAGTCAGGTGAAATCATTATTTCACGAGCTCGGGCAAAAATTTGCTATCCAGCACGTTTTCAACTGGTCGCCGCAATGAATCCAAGCCCCTCAGGACACTATCAGGGGCTCCACAACCGGGTTCCTGCTCAGCAGGTTCTTCGTTATCTCAACCGGTTATCCGGTCCTTTTCTGGATCGATTCGATATCTCAATCGAAGTGCCTTTGTTACCACCGGGTCTGCTACGTCAGCAATCCAACAAAGGGGAAAGCAGTGCAACAATAAGGCAGAGAGTGCTGGCTGCACGCCAGCGGCAAGTGGTACGGTGCGGGAAAATTAATGCGTTGATGAAACCAGACGATATTGAACACCACTGTCGGCTGGAGAATGCCGACGCTGTCTATCTGGAAGAAGCAATGACCAAACTCGGATTATCAGTGAGAGCCTGGCATCGAATATTGAAAGTATCGCGCACCATTGCAGATTTGGCTGACGAAGACAGCATCAACCGCCAGCATCTGGCCGAGGCGCTGAGTTATCGCTGTATGGATCGCTTACTGATACGGCTACATAAGAATCTGGCATGA
- the ilvL gene encoding ilv operon leader peptide produces the protein MKALNLVISLIVISVVVIIIPPCGAALGRRMA, from the coding sequence ATGAAAGCCCTCAACCTAGTGATTAGCCTAATTGTGATTAGCGTGGTGGTGATTATTATCCCACCGTGCGGGGCTGCACTTGGACGACGAATGGCTTAG